The DNA sequence GCAGTTTCCTCAACTGCTTTGTTGGAGACATCGATTACACGGCAACCGATCTTTTCAGTGATTTTATTGAAGTATTCGAGTTCTTCCTCGATACGCTCCATATTAGCGTAAATCGCTTGATCTCCAAGACCGAGAGCCTTCAGTCGTTCTTTACGGATATCATTAAGCTTGTCTGGACTGATTTTCAGACCAATGCACTTATCCGGATCAATATCATATAACTCTTCCGGGGGATCGACTTCAGGTACGATTGGAACGTTTGCTACCTTAAGTCGCTTAAGCGCCAAATATTGGGAGAGTGGTGTCTTTGATGTTCTGGAAACACCGAGCAATACGATGTCAGCGCGTGAAATGCCACGCGGATCTCTTCCATCGTCATATTTTACTGCAAACTCAATTGCTTCTACTCGTTTGAAATAATCTTCATCGAGTTTGTGGACAAGACCAGGCTGCAGACGAGGCGGCTTCCCGAAAACACGTTCCATCGAATCAAGCATCGGGCCCATAATGTCAATTGCCTCTACGTTCCGTTTCTTTGCCTGTTCATTAACATATCGGCGAAGTTCCGGATCCACAATCGTAAAACCGATGACTGCGTTCTTCTCAATCGCCATTTCAATGGAATCATCAATAATCTTTGTGTTTTCAACGTAAGGTATGCGATGGAGGTCATACTCACCGTTATTGAATTGGCTGAGACCCGCCTTAATGACAAGCTCTGCCGTTTCACCGACTGAGTCGGAAAGTACATATACTAGCGGCTTTGCACACATAATTCGTTTTCCTCCTTAACACCATGTCAAATTTCATGAACTGTCGCCAACTCGGCAAAAGCTCTGGCAATCGTTGTTTTTGTAATTCTGCCGATGACTTCCAATCCTGTATCGGCATCTCGCACGACAGGCATGCCGTCGATTTCTTTCTCAATGAGCCTATTCGCCACATCGATAAGAAGATCCTCCTTACGGCAAACCGCAATGTTCGGCATTCTAGTCATAATAATATGAACCGGTACTGCATTTAAGTCCTGTTGGCCGATACTTGCTCGAAGCAAGTCCTTCCGAGAGACAACTCCAGCGAGCCGGCCATCCTCACCAGCTACAAAAAGTGTACCAATATCTTCAAGGAACATGGCGGAAATTGCATCATAAACCGATACATTTTCTTTTATGACAACTGGCAATGACTGATAATCCTTTACGAGCATGCGCCTGATTTTACCGGACAATGCTTCAGAATCATGCTTCCCTGTATAGAAATAACCGACACGCGGTCTTGCTTCGAGGAAGCCGGCCATTGTCAGGATTGAGAGATCCGGACGTAAAGTTGCCCGAGTTAGCTGGAGCTGTTCAGCTATTTTCTCTCCGGTAATCGGACCATCCGCCTTGACAATGTCCACGATTTTTTCTTGCCGGCTTGATAACTCCATATCTTCACCACCTACAGAACAAAGTCTGCTTTAGATTTCAATATATATCATTTCCCCGAAAAAGCGAAACATAACGCTGTTTTACTAGAATTGCTGCTTCCATTCGATTGCTGCAAGATCTGCATATTGACGTACCATGCTTGCAATCTGACCGAGAAGAAGAAGTCTGTTCTGCTTGATTGCGGGATCATCAGCCATGACCATGTTATTGTCAAAGAAATCTGCAATATACGGTGCAAGTGCAGCCAATGAGTCAAGTGCATCTGCTGCATTACGTTCCTTATCTGCAGTGATGTAGTTCTTCTTGGCAGTTGTGACCTGCTCATGAAGTGCACGTTCGGAATCTGTCTTGAATTTTGAGCTGTCCACTTCACCATCAATTGCTTCCTTGGACAAATTCAACACCCTTACAAGCGCTTCTTCTATTGATTTAAATGCCTGTTCATGACGCTTTTCTGCAAGTACGGTCGCCTTTTCTCTTGCATAGGAGAAAATCCCAATGCCACCTGCAGTAACAGCTTCGACAATGTCATATTCGATACCAGCCTCTTTCAACAGAAAGGCCGCCCGCTGATTAAAGAACTGCTTTACATTCGCTCTTGTTTCTTCCGCATTGTCACCAATCAAATCTGCTGCCTCAAGCTGTTCAAGAACCGCATCAAGGAGTTGTTCTACAGGGATTGCCCACTGTTTCTCATCGATGATACGCATAATACCTGCAGCCTGTCTTCTTAGACCGTACGGGTCCTGAGAACCGGATGGAATGAGCCCTGCAGCAATCGTACCGGCAACTGTATCCAGTTTGTCTGCAATGGCTACAACCGAACCTGGCAAAGTCTCCGGCAAGTCTCCGCTCGCCTGTACAGGCATATAATGTTCTCTGATTGCCACAGCTACAGCTTCCGACTCACCGAAATGGCGCGCATATTTCTCTCCCATAATGCCTTGGAGTTCAGTGAATTCTCCAACCATGTTCGTTACAAGATCGAATTTACAGATGAGACCTGCGCGTTGAACAGTTTTACTGTCTTCTTCGTTACAACCAATTAAATGTGCAATTTTCACTGCTAAAGCCGAGACTCTTTCAGCTTTTTCATAATATGTGCCGAGTTTTTCTTGGAAAACGACAGTCTTCAGCTTATCCATATTCTCGGATATCGACCCTTTTTTATCTTCTTCAAAGAAGAAATCGGCATCTGATAGACGGGCGCGAAGCACTTTTTCGTTCCCTTTGCAAACAGTCTCAATAAACTCTGCCGTTCCATTTCTAACTGCAATGAAAATCGGAAGCAGTTTACCAGCAATGTCTTTCACTGGGAAATAACGCTGATGCTCTTTCATTGAAGTGATTAGCACTTCATCTGGAAGGTCGAGGAATCCCGAATCGAATGAACCAGCAAAAGCTGTCGGATATTCAACAAGGTTAACGACTTCCTCAAGAAGCTCCTCGTCTATCGGCACATTGTATCCATTTTCTTTTTCAAGCTCATGGATTTGGTTAACAATTATATTTTTACGTTTTTCGAAGGTTGGGATGACGAATTGCTTTTCAAGCAACGCAGCATATTCAGCTGAATTCCCGATCTCGAACTCACTTCCGAGGAAACGATGCCCGTATGTTTTCTTACCTGTTGTGACACCGGCAATTTCGAATGGGATTACAGCTTCTCCATATAAGGCGACGAGCCAGCGAATTGGACGAGCGTAGCGCATCGTTTGATTTCCCCAACGCATGTTTTTGCCAAATTGAATACTTGTGATGATATCAGCAAAGCCTGGCAGTACTTCTTGAACCGGTTTGCCTTCTATTGTCTTTCTGACATGCAGATAGGAGACACCTTTCACTTCTTTTTCATAGAAGTCTTCAGGAGATTTCCCTTGACCGCGTGCAAAACCGAGAGCTGCCTTCGACCAGTTTCCTTCTTCGTCTTTTGCAATTTTGGCAGCAGGCCCTTTTGCCTCTTCTTCAATTGTCTCCTGCTGATCTGCTGCGTTGCGGATCAGGACAGCAAGACGGCGCGGTGTCTGGTATGTCTCAAGGCCTTCATAAGAAATTCTTTCTTCTTTCAGCCATGCAGCTGTCTTATCTCCAAGCTGTTTTTCTGCATCATTGATGAAACGGGCTGGCAATTCCTCAAGCCCAATTTCAAATAGAACATCTTTTCCCATCTGTTCAAACCTCCTCTTTCAGCAGTGGGAATCCGAGTTTTTCCCTTTCTGCTACGCATGCTTTGGCGATATTTCTGGCAAGGTTGCGGATTTTCCCTATATAGCCGGTTCTTTCCGTTACCGAAATGACACCTTTTGCGTCAAGCAGGTTGAACGTATGAGAGCATTTAAGAACATAATCATATGCTGGGAATACAAGATTTTTCTCCATGGCATCCCTTGCTTCCTGCTCATACATGTTGAAAAGCTTGAACAGCATTTCTGTATTGGATTCTTCAAAAGCATATTTGGAATGCTCATACTCAGGCTGATAGAAAATATCACGGATAGTCACACCGTTGTTCCATTCAAGATCAAACACATTATCCTTATCCTGAATATAGGAAGCAAGGCGCTCAATTCCGTATGTAAGCTCGACCGTTACAGGCTTTGCTTCAAGTCCGCCAATTTGCTGGAAATATGTGAACTGGGTAATTTCCATACCATCCAACCAAACTTCCCAACCGAGACCTGCTGCTCCAAGAGTCGGATTTTCCCAGTTGTCCTCAACAAAACGGATGTCATGTTTAAGCGGATCAATGCCAAGCTTTTCCAGAGACTTCAAATACAATTCTTGAATATTATCCGGTGATGGCTTCATGATAACTTGGAACTGATGATGCTGATAAAGACGGTTTGGGTTCTCTCCATAACGTCCATCATCCGGACGACGAGAAGGCTCTACATATGCCACGTTCCAAGGCTCTGGACCAAGGCTGCGCAAGAGTGTCATCGGAGACATCGTTCCTGCCCC is a window from the Aciduricibacillus chroicocephali genome containing:
- a CDS encoding pyruvate, water dikinase regulatory protein, coding for MCAKPLVYVLSDSVGETAELVIKAGLSQFNNGEYDLHRIPYVENTKIIDDSIEMAIEKNAVIGFTIVDPELRRYVNEQAKKRNVEAIDIMGPMLDSMERVFGKPPRLQPGLVHKLDEDYFKRVEAIEFAVKYDDGRDPRGISRADIVLLGVSRTSKTPLSQYLALKRLKVANVPIVPEVDPPEELYDIDPDKCIGLKISPDKLNDIRKERLKALGLGDQAIYANMERIEEELEYFNKITEKIGCRVIDVSNKAVEETANLIMHMIDEH
- a CDS encoding helix-turn-helix transcriptional regulator yields the protein MELSSRQEKIVDIVKADGPITGEKIAEQLQLTRATLRPDLSILTMAGFLEARPRVGYFYTGKHDSEALSGKIRRMLVKDYQSLPVVIKENVSVYDAISAMFLEDIGTLFVAGEDGRLAGVVSRKDLLRASIGQQDLNAVPVHIIMTRMPNIAVCRKEDLLIDVANRLIEKEIDGMPVVRDADTGLEVIGRITKTTIARAFAELATVHEI
- the glyS gene encoding glycine--tRNA ligase subunit beta, producing the protein MGKDVLFEIGLEELPARFINDAEKQLGDKTAAWLKEERISYEGLETYQTPRRLAVLIRNAADQQETIEEEAKGPAAKIAKDEEGNWSKAALGFARGQGKSPEDFYEKEVKGVSYLHVRKTIEGKPVQEVLPGFADIITSIQFGKNMRWGNQTMRYARPIRWLVALYGEAVIPFEIAGVTTGKKTYGHRFLGSEFEIGNSAEYAALLEKQFVIPTFEKRKNIIVNQIHELEKENGYNVPIDEELLEEVVNLVEYPTAFAGSFDSGFLDLPDEVLITSMKEHQRYFPVKDIAGKLLPIFIAVRNGTAEFIETVCKGNEKVLRARLSDADFFFEEDKKGSISENMDKLKTVVFQEKLGTYYEKAERVSALAVKIAHLIGCNEEDSKTVQRAGLICKFDLVTNMVGEFTELQGIMGEKYARHFGESEAVAVAIREHYMPVQASGDLPETLPGSVVAIADKLDTVAGTIAAGLIPSGSQDPYGLRRQAAGIMRIIDEKQWAIPVEQLLDAVLEQLEAADLIGDNAEETRANVKQFFNQRAAFLLKEAGIEYDIVEAVTAGGIGIFSYAREKATVLAEKRHEQAFKSIEEALVRVLNLSKEAIDGEVDSSKFKTDSERALHEQVTTAKKNYITADKERNAADALDSLAALAPYIADFFDNNMVMADDPAIKQNRLLLLGQIASMVRQYADLAAIEWKQQF
- the glyQ gene encoding glycine--tRNA ligase subunit alpha; amino-acid sequence: MNIQEMILTLQNYWSNQNCLLMQAYDTEKGAGTMSPMTLLRSLGPEPWNVAYVEPSRRPDDGRYGENPNRLYQHHQFQVIMKPSPDNIQELYLKSLEKLGIDPLKHDIRFVEDNWENPTLGAAGLGWEVWLDGMEITQFTYFQQIGGLEAKPVTVELTYGIERLASYIQDKDNVFDLEWNNGVTIRDIFYQPEYEHSKYAFEESNTEMLFKLFNMYEQEARDAMEKNLVFPAYDYVLKCSHTFNLLDAKGVISVTERTGYIGKIRNLARNIAKACVAEREKLGFPLLKEEV